Genomic segment of Rhodocaloribacter litoris:
AGCACGCCCAGGCGCTTGCGGTGGGCGCGAACGTCGTCCTCGGTTACATGGTCCTGCACCAGGTAGGCGATCTGGGCGTCGGAGAAGCCGTGGCGCTTGACCTCGAACAGGAAGTCCCGGTCGATCTGGTCGAGGGTGCGCCGGGTGAGGGCGGCCTCCAGGTCGACCAGGGCCCGGATCTGGTAGAGGAACCAGGGGTCGACGCGGGTGATGTCGGCCACCTCCTCGACGGAGGCGCCGAGCTTGAAGGCGTTGCGGATCTGCAGGGTGCGGTCCCAGTAGGGCTTCTTCAGGCGCTCGCGCACCTCCTCGCGCGTGGCGTCTTCGCGGTCGGCGCCCAGGCCGGCATAGCCGATCTCCAGGCTCTGCCAGGCCTTCTGGAGGCTCTCGGGGAACGTCCGGCCGATGGCCATCACCTCACCGACGGCCTTCATCTGGGTGGTCAGCTCTTCGTCGACGCCCTCGAACTTGTCGAAATTCCAGCGGGGGATCTTGGTGACGACGTAGTCGATGGCGGGCTCGAAGCAGGCGCTGGTGGTGCCGGTGACGTCGTTGGGCAGCTCGTCGAGCGTGTAGCCGACGGCCAGGCGGGCGGCGACCTTGGCGATGGGGTAGCCGGTGGCCTTCGAGGCCAGGGCCGACGAACGGCTCACGCGCGGGTTGATCTCGATGACGATCATCCGCCCCGTCGAGGGTTCGAAGGCGAACTGGATGTTGCACCCGCCGGCGAAGGTGCCGATGGAGCGCATGGCGCGGATGGCGGCGTCACGCATCTGCTGGAACTGCTTGTCGGTGAGCGTCTGCGCCGGGGCCACCGTCACCGAGTCGCCGGTGTGCACGCCCATCGGATCCACGTTCTCGATGGAACAGATGATGATGACGTTGTCGTTGGCGTCGCGCAGCAACTCCAGCTCGTACTCTTTCCATCCGAAGAGGCATTCCTCGATGAGGACCTGGTGCACGGGCGAGATCTCCAGGCCGCGCGTGACCTTGCGGTCGAACTCGTCGGGCGTCCAGACGATGCCGCCGCCGGAGCCGCCCAGCGTGAACGACGGCCGGATGACCACCGGGAGACCGCCGAGCTCCTGGGCGATCTCCTTGGCTTCGAGCAGGCTCTTGGCCGTGTGGCTGCGGGCCTGGTCCAGGCCGATCTCCTCCATTCGGTCCCGGAAGCGCTGGCGGTCCTCGGTGATATGGATCGCGTCGATGTCCACGCCGATGACCTCGACGCCTTTCTCTTCCCAGAAACCCTCCTGGTGGAGCCGGTCGGCCAGGTTGAGGGCCGTCTGCCCGCCCATCGTCGGCAGCACGGCGTCGGGCTGCTCCCGCTCGACGATCTCCTTGATCGAACGGGGCGTCAGCGCCTGCAGGTAGATCTTGTCCGCCGTGACCGGGTCGGTCATGATGGTGGCGGGGTTCGAATTGACCAGGATGACTTCGTACCCTTCGGCCCGGAGGGCCCGGGCGGCCTGGCTGCCGCTGTAGTCGAATTCACAGGCCTGCCCGATGACGATCGGACCGGAGCCGATGAGCAGAATCTTTTTGATGTCGGTGCGCTTGGGCATGACGGGATGTCGGTTACGGGATGATGTCAGGGATCGTGGCGGCGCTGGATATCCCGGAGCGCCTGGACGTCGAGCTGGTCCTTGGGACGAAGCGACCCGGACTTGAGCCGGATCAGTCCCTCGGCCGTCAGGTAGCGAATCGGAACATCCTGTACATGGTGCAGGGCGGTATAAGGCAGGAGATCTTCATACGTGTGCCCGCTCATCAGGGTGAAGATGTCCAGCGGGAACGACTCGATGATCCGGATACAACCCTCTTCGAGGGTGAAATCATCGATCGTGAGTTGACGAGCATGGCCTTCTCCGAAGTCGGCGAGCACGTTGAGCAGGCGTTGCAGGTTAAGCGGGGAGGCTTGAACCAGGATGTCGACATCTTCCGTGGCGCGGGCGTAGCCGTTCAGGGTGACGGCCAGCCCACCGACGAGGATGTAGGCAACGTCACTCCGGCTGAGGTCCACCAACAACTTTTCGAATGCGGTCATGGTCGTCGTTCCGGGGCCAGGTGCCGCCGGTCAGCGCCAGGGTGCGTTGCCGTAGCTCCCAGGCCAGTTCGAGCGGGCGCTTTGGCTGGTGTTGCCCGACCTGTTTACGGATCGATTCGGCCGGTTCGGGCCGATGGGCCTGCGTGTCGGTCATGGTCGTCACCGGGTCATCGGCGTTCGCCGTCTTCTTTTGCGTGCCGGACGACGGGCACGCCGCGCACCTCGGCGATGTCGCGCAGGAAGGCGTCGAAGAGGTAGCGGCTGTCGTGCGGGCCGGGCGAGGCTTCCGGGTGGTACTGCACCGAGAGGCCCACGAACGTCTTGAAGCGCAGGCCCTCGACGGTTTTGTCGTTCAGGTTCACATGGGTCCACTCGACCTTGGCCGGGTCGAGCGAGGCCGGATCGACGGCGAAGCCGTGGTTCTGCGTCGTCACTTCCACACGGCCCGTCTGGAGGTTCTTCACCGGGTGGTTGGCGCCCCGGTGCCCGACGAACATCTTGTAGACCGTCAGGCCCAGGGCCAGGGCCATGAGCTGGTGGCCGAGGCAGATGCCGAAGAGGGGTAGCCCCGTCTCCATGGCACGGCGGACGGTTTCGATGGCCTCGGGCATGGCGCGGGGATCGCCGGGACCGTTCGAGAAGAAGAGACCGTCCGGGTTCCAGGCGAGCACCGTCTCCAGGGGGGTGGAAGCCGGGAAGACACGCACCGTGCAGCCCCGCCGGGCGAAGGTGCGCAGGATGTTCAGCTTGACGCCGTAGTCATAGACCGCGATGCGGGCGCCTTCGCCCAGGCTGTAGTCGTAGGCCGCCTCGCAGGTGACGCGGGAGGCCAGCTCCAGCCCCTCCATCGACGGCCAGGCCCGGGCCTTCTCGACGAGGCGCTCGTCGTCCAGGTCGACCGACGAGATGACGGCGTTCATGACCCCTTTGGCGCGGATGTGCCGCACCAGCCGCCGCGTGTCGACGCCGGAGATGCCCACGAGCCGGTGTCGCAGCATGAAGTTGTGCAGCGACTCGTCGGCGAGCTGGTTCGAGTAGCGGTGGGTGAACGACCGCACCACCAGGCCCGCAATCATCGGGCGCTCGGCCTCCATGTCGATGTCCATGGCGCCGTAGTTGCCGATGTGCGGGTAGGTCATCATCATGATCTGCCCGTGGTACGAGGGGTCCGTCATGATCTCCTGGTAGCCGGTCATCGACGTGTTGAAACAGAGCTCGCCGCCGGTCTCACCCCGGTGGCCGATGGCGACGCCGGTGACGACGGTGCCGTCGGCCAGGGCCAGCTTGCAAGGTTGCGGTGCGTTCCCGTTCGTCGAAAGGTCGATGGTCTGGTTCATACGGCAAAGCGGTTCAGCGGGGAATCTGAGCGGGCAAGGCGGTCAGAAGCGGACGTACCGTAACCGCTTCTGCAAAAAAAAACCTTCCCAGGACGCCGGGAAGGTCGAACACAACACGGGTGGGTGCTTGGTATGAACAAGAGCGGAAAGATCGCGTCGTTCAAGGCTTTATCGGGGCAGCCGGTCGGGCCGCGTGCGTTCTCCCTGTTACTGAAGGATGATTGTGTCAGGGGGACGGTCCCTGCCGTCGACACATTTCTGTCAAAATACGGCGGCGGGGCGGGTTTGCACAAGCGCAGGTCTCGCTTTTGCAGGGGTTTCATAGAAGAAGAACGCCGGGAAAACTGAAACAGCTGCCGGGGCGGGAAGATCCCGTCCCGGCTCGGCCGAACCGGGCGGCTCCGGGCGGGTTCAAGAAGCCGGTTCCGGACCCGCGACGGTCGATCCGGCGGCACCGACCGGTGAGGGGACGCGTGCCACATCTCGGCGCGGAACTTCCGTTTCGCCGCCTCTAAATAAGGTAAACTTGGTTCCGGGAACAGCCTCGGGAACGGCGCATGCCGCGCAGGGGGAAGACATACGACCGGCAACAGGGGTACGTGCTCCGCATGATGGCGACGCTGGCGCTCAGCCTGGCGGTCGTGACGGCGGCCGTCCGGTGGTGGCCTCCGCCCGGTGCGGCGGAGCCGCCGGAGATCGTCTACGATCCGCGGGGGCAGGAGCTCATCGTGATGGAGGAGATCGTACAGACACAGCAGCGGCTTCGCCGACCCCCGCCGCCGGCGCCCCTTGTGCCCGTCGTGGTGCCGGACGAAGTCGTCCTGGATGAGTACGATCTGGAGGTGCGGGACAGCTACCTGCCCGTGGACACGCCGGGAGACGATGCCGAGCAGGTCGAGGGGGATCCTGAAGGGACCCGGGCGACGGCCGTCAGCGCCACCGTCGGCCCCAAGCCCGTGCGGATCGTGGAGCCGGAGTACACCCGGGAGGCCCGCCGGAAAAAAGTGCGCGCCGAGGTGGTCGTCGAGGTGCTGGTGAACGAACGGGGCCGGGTGGAGCAGGCACGCATCGTCGAACGCTACCTGCTGGGGGACAGGCCGGAGGACCCCAAACAGCCGGTGCCACGACTGGGCTACGGTCTGGAAGAGGCCGCGCTGGCCGCCGCCGAAGGCTGGATGTTTCGCCCGGCCCGTCAGAACGGCAAGCCGGTCAGCAGTCTGTTCACGTTCACCCTCAGCTTCGGCATCTGAGCGGGCCCAGGGGCCTCCGCCGGCGGGCGAAAAATCCGGGAACGGTTGGGATTTTCGACGGCCCGTTCGGAAATTGCGGCTTCGATTTCTCCACTCAACGTGCCGGAAAACATGATGGGGATTCGTGCCGGTTTCCGGGGCCGCCGGCTGGTGGCGGGATGGATCGGGCTGTTGCTGCTGGGGGGCGGCCATGCGCTGCGGGCGCAGCCGGTGGAGCGGGCCGTGTCGCAACGCCCGGTCGTGCAGGCGGTGGCCGTGCCGGAGCCGCCCCGGCTCGACGGGGAGGTGCTCGGCGACCCGGTCTGGCAGGCCGTGCCGCCGGCGACGGGTTTCCGGCAGACGGAGCCGCGGGAGGGAGCGCCCGCCTCCGAGCGGACCGAGGTCCGCCTGGTCTTCACCGACGCGGTCCTCTACGTGGGTGTGATCTGCTTCGACCGCGATCCCTCCGGCATCATCGTCGCGGACAGCCGCCGCGATGCCTCGCTCGACGAGACCGACAGCTTCCGTTTCATCCTGGATACCTACCGCGACGGGCGCAACGGTTTCGTCTTCGGCACCAACCCGGCCGGTATCGAGTACGACGCGCAGGTTACCAACGAAGGACAGGGCAGCTTCGGCGGGGGCCGGCAGATGGCCGGCTCGGGGGGCGGCTTCAACATCAACTGGGACGGCTCCTGGGAGGTGCGCACCGCCACGGGCGATTTCGGCTGGAGCGCCGAGTTTGCCATCCCGTTCAGCACCCTGCGCTTCCCTTCCGGGCGTGAGCAGACCTGGGGCATCAACTTCCAGCGGACGATCCGGCGGCGCAACGAACACGCCTTCTGGGCGCCGCTGCCCCGGCAGTTCAACCTCAACCGGGTCTCGCTGGCCGGTACGCTGACGGGGCTGGCCGTGCCGGATCCGCGTAACCTCAAGGTCATGCCCTACGTCCTCGGCCAGGCCATCCGGGACTTCGAGGTGCACGGCACCACGCACACCGAGGCCGACTTCGGCGTCGACCTCAAATACAGCCTCACGCCCGGGCTCACCCTCGATGCCACCTACAACACCGATTTCGCGCAGGTGGAGGTGGACGAGCAGCAGATCAACCTGGATCGTTTCAGCCTCTTTTTTCCCGAAAAACGCCCCTTCTTTCTCGAAAACGCCGGGCTGTTCTCGGTCGGGGAGACGGGCGAGGTGGAGCTGTTCTTCAGCCGCCGCATCGGTCTCTCGGCAGGGGCAACCGTGCCGATCCTCGGCGGCGTGCGGCTCTCGGGCACCGCCGGCGCCACCCGCATCGGCTTGCTGGAGATGCAGACCGAAGCCGTCCGGGCCGACAGCCTCCCGGCCAACAACTTTGCCGTGGTACGGCTGCAGCGGGAGTTGCCCAACCGCTCGGCCGTCGGGGTGTTGCTGACCAACCGGCAGGGCACCGGTGATCTGGCACCCGACCGGGACTACAACCGCCTCCTGGCCTTCGACGCACGGTTCGGGCTCGGCGCGTACGGGATGGTCTCGGGCTTCGTGGCGCGCAGCTTCACCCCCGGCGTCGACGGCGGCCAGCAGGCCTTCAACCTCGACGCGCAGTATGATGCGGAAGCCTGGCTGCTGAGTGCCACCTTCACCCAGGTGGGCGACGGGTTCAACCCGGAGGTGGGCTTCCTGCGGCGCACCAGCTACCGGAAGGTTGCCGGCCTCATCTTCCACCGCTTTCGCCCGGAGGACTTGCTGGGCTTCCTCGAACTACGCCCGCACGTCTCCTACCGGGGATACTGGGGGCTCGACGGCTTCCAGGAGACGGGCTTTCTCCACATCGACAACCACTGGGAATGGCGGGGCGGCTATGAGATCCACACCGGCATCAACCTGACCC
This window contains:
- a CDS encoding DUF5916 domain-containing protein, producing the protein MMGIRAGFRGRRLVAGWIGLLLLGGGHALRAQPVERAVSQRPVVQAVAVPEPPRLDGEVLGDPVWQAVPPATGFRQTEPREGAPASERTEVRLVFTDAVLYVGVICFDRDPSGIIVADSRRDASLDETDSFRFILDTYRDGRNGFVFGTNPAGIEYDAQVTNEGQGSFGGGRQMAGSGGGFNINWDGSWEVRTATGDFGWSAEFAIPFSTLRFPSGREQTWGINFQRTIRRRNEHAFWAPLPRQFNLNRVSLAGTLTGLAVPDPRNLKVMPYVLGQAIRDFEVHGTTHTEADFGVDLKYSLTPGLTLDATYNTDFAQVEVDEQQINLDRFSLFFPEKRPFFLENAGLFSVGETGEVELFFSRRIGLSAGATVPILGGVRLSGTAGATRIGLLEMQTEAVRADSLPANNFAVVRLQRELPNRSAVGVLLTNRQGTGDLAPDRDYNRLLAFDARFGLGAYGMVSGFVARSFTPGVDGGQQAFNLDAQYDAEAWLLSATFTQVGDGFNPEVGFLRRTSYRKVAGLIFHRFRPEDLLGFLELRPHVSYRGYWGLDGFQETGFLHIDNHWEWRGGYEIHTGINLTREGVRAPFEIADGVFVPAGTYDHRELQLVGFTNRGYWISLEARATIGGFFGGDRVSIDPTLNVRAGETLNAAFSLSYNDVRLPGGHFTTNLFRARLSYAFSPRVFIQSLVQYNDQAGVFSMNVRLGWLRAANTGLFIVFNQTSTADRFFGFDETLNRGLTVKYTHLLDVLR
- the carB gene encoding carbamoyl-phosphate synthase large subunit is translated as MPKRTDIKKILLIGSGPIVIGQACEFDYSGSQAARALRAEGYEVILVNSNPATIMTDPVTADKIYLQALTPRSIKEIVEREQPDAVLPTMGGQTALNLADRLHQEGFWEEKGVEVIGVDIDAIHITEDRQRFRDRMEEIGLDQARSHTAKSLLEAKEIAQELGGLPVVIRPSFTLGGSGGGIVWTPDEFDRKVTRGLEISPVHQVLIEECLFGWKEYELELLRDANDNVIIICSIENVDPMGVHTGDSVTVAPAQTLTDKQFQQMRDAAIRAMRSIGTFAGGCNIQFAFEPSTGRMIVIEINPRVSRSSALASKATGYPIAKVAARLAVGYTLDELPNDVTGTTSACFEPAIDYVVTKIPRWNFDKFEGVDEELTTQMKAVGEVMAIGRTFPESLQKAWQSLEIGYAGLGADREDATREEVRERLKKPYWDRTLQIRNAFKLGASVEEVADITRVDPWFLYQIRALVDLEAALTRRTLDQIDRDFLFEVKRHGFSDAQIAYLVQDHVTEDDVRAHRKRLGVLPTYQLVDTCAGEFPAQTPYFYSSYETANESEVTDRKKVLILGSGPNRIGQGIEFDYSCVHGVLAARELGYEAIMINCNPETVSTDFDVADKLYFEPVFWEHVLNVIEHERPEGVIVQLGGQTALKLARRLAEHGIRIFGTSFENMDLAEDRGKFSDVLKELEIPYPPYGVAYDAAEAAEVAERIGYPILVRPSYVLGGQGMRIAINRDEVARYVRMIHKLLPENQILLDLFLENGIEVDVDAISDGEEVWIAGIMQHIEPAGVHSGDSTAVLPPYSLSHTVQQTIRRYVTEIARRLEVVGLINVQMVIKDEVVYVIEANPRASRTVPFVAKATGIPISNIATKVMLGHKLAEFREKGLLESKLRGFALKEPVFSWDKFPEVPKELGPEMKSTGEAIAFIDELTDEHFRRPYEMRNLYLSR
- a CDS encoding energy transducer TonB encodes the protein MPRRGKTYDRQQGYVLRMMATLALSLAVVTAAVRWWPPPGAAEPPEIVYDPRGQELIVMEEIVQTQQRLRRPPPPAPLVPVVVPDEVVLDEYDLEVRDSYLPVDTPGDDAEQVEGDPEGTRATAVSATVGPKPVRIVEPEYTREARRKKVRAEVVVEVLVNERGRVEQARIVERYLLGDRPEDPKQPVPRLGYGLEEAALAAAEGWMFRPARQNGKPVSSLFTFTLSFGI
- the carA gene encoding glutamine-hydrolyzing carbamoyl-phosphate synthase small subunit, with the protein product MNQTIDLSTNGNAPQPCKLALADGTVVTGVAIGHRGETGGELCFNTSMTGYQEIMTDPSYHGQIMMMTYPHIGNYGAMDIDMEAERPMIAGLVVRSFTHRYSNQLADESLHNFMLRHRLVGISGVDTRRLVRHIRAKGVMNAVISSVDLDDERLVEKARAWPSMEGLELASRVTCEAAYDYSLGEGARIAVYDYGVKLNILRTFARRGCTVRVFPASTPLETVLAWNPDGLFFSNGPGDPRAMPEAIETVRRAMETGLPLFGICLGHQLMALALGLTVYKMFVGHRGANHPVKNLQTGRVEVTTQNHGFAVDPASLDPAKVEWTHVNLNDKTVEGLRFKTFVGLSVQYHPEASPGPHDSRYLFDAFLRDIAEVRGVPVVRHAKEDGERR
- a CDS encoding DUF6036 family nucleotidyltransferase gives rise to the protein MTAFEKLLVDLSRSDVAYILVGGLAVTLNGYARATEDVDILVQASPLNLQRLLNVLADFGEGHARQLTIDDFTLEEGCIRIIESFPLDIFTLMSGHTYEDLLPYTALHHVQDVPIRYLTAEGLIRLKSGSLRPKDQLDVQALRDIQRRHDP